The Bradyrhizobium sp. B097 genome contains the following window.
CTTCCTGAAGGCCTCGGCCTGCACGGCCTTGGCCGCCGATTTGTTGAGGCGGTCGATGATGTCGGGCGGTGTGTTCGCAGGTGCGTAAAGGCCGTACCAGGATTCCGCTGAATAGCCCGGCACACCGGCTTCGGACACCGTCGGCAATTGCGGGAATGACGCCGAACGCTCGGCCGAGGTCACGCCGATCGCACGCAATTGCCCGGCCTCGACCAGCGACGCGCAGCTTGCCACCGTCGTGAACATCACCTGGATCTGGCCACCCATCAAGTCGGTGATGGCGGGCGCGGCGCCCTTGTAGGGCACGGTGGTGAGATTGACAGAAGCCATGTGCTTGAACAACTCGCCGGCCAGGTGCGCCGAGGTGCCGGTGCCATACGTCCCGTAGGACAGTTTTTCCGGATCGGTCTTCGCAGCCGCGATCAGATCGGCGATCGACTTGATCGGCGAAGCAGGGTTGACCACGACGACATTGAACGAGCGCGCCACCAGGGCCACCGGCGCAAAATCCTTATGCGCGTCGTAGGGCAGCCTGGCGTAGAGGCTCGGATTGACGGCGTTGGCGAAGGTCGCCATCAGCAGCGTGTAGCCGTCGGCCGGGCTGGCGGCGACGCTTTGCGTGCCGATGATGGTGCCCGCCCCCGGCTTGTTCTCGATGATGACGGTGACGCCAAGATCCTTCTGCATCTCCTGCGCCAGCGTGCGCGCCACGACATCGGTGCCACCGCCTGGCGCGAACGGCACCACGATCTTCACGATATGGTCTGGGTAGAAGGCGCGCGCCGGCGCCGGCAGCAGCACATTTGCTGCGATCGCGAACAGGATTGAGGTCAGGACGCGAAGCGGCATGGCAGGCCCCGGCAGCGGATGAGGTGTTCTTCTCATACACGCGAACGCCATGCGTGGAGTGCCGGGCGGTCATGACGCGAAAGGAAGCGCCCGTGCTGCCAGCCCCGTCGTCCTGAGGTGACCGCTTCTTCAGCGGCCCTCGAAGGATCGACGGCCGGCAGCCGGGCCGTGCATCCTTCGAGGCTCGCTCCGCTCGCACCTCCAGCGACAAAGGCGAAGCCTTTGCGCGGGGATGACGGAGATGGAATCGAGCGCGACTTTCCGATCACGAATACGGATTGATCAGCTTCTGCTGCTCGGTGGCGTGATGCACCAGCAGGTCGATGAAGACGCGCACTTTCGCCGAGAGGTGATGGCGGTGCGGGTAAATGGCGTTCATGGTGAGCTCGACCGGCCGGTACTCGGGCAGCAGCCGAACCAGCTTCCCCGCTTCGAGCTCGTCCCGGACCAGGAAGCCCGCCGCGAGGAACACGCCGACGCCGGCGAGCGCCGCGAGTTTCAGCGTCTCGCCGCTGTTGGAGACGAGATTGCCGGCCACCTTCACCGCGGCCGGCGCGCCTTTGCGGTCGACGAAGTGCCACTCGTCCCCGAACGGGTAGTTGACATGGCGAACGCAGTTGAGGGTCGCGAGGTCGTCGAGCCGCTCCGGTTTGCCGTGCGCCTCGGCGTAGTCGTGCGAGCAGCACAGCACGTGCCGCCAGGTGGCGATGCGACGCACGATCAGCGCGGAATCGCGCGGCTGGATCATCTGCACGGCGAGATCGAAGTTTTCGTCGAGCAGGTCGGCCGAGCGTTCGCCGATCATCAGATCAATCTTGACCTCGGGATAGGTCGCCAGGAACTCGGTGACCGTCGACGACAGGAATTGGACCAGATGGGTGTTGGTGAAGATCCGCAGCGTGCCGCGCGGTACCGATTGCTGCGCGCCCGCAACCTCATCGGCCTGCTCGATGTCGGAGAGGATCTGGATGCAGCGCTCGTAATAGGCCTGGCCGACCTCGGTGAGGCTGACCTTGCGCGTGGTGCGGTTGAGCAGCCGGGCACCGAGCCGGTCTTCCAGCGACTGCACATGGTTGCTCACCATGGTGGTGGACATGTTGAGCTTGCGGCCGGCGGCGGAAAAGCCGCCGGAATCCACGACCCGGACGAAGGCGGTCAAACTGGTCAGGCGATCCATGTAACAAGGTCCGGATTATCAGCGCTGGCTTGATAATGCTTCCAGTTTTATCGGGATTATCACAGCGGACAGGACATTGCATCTAAGGGGCCGTATCCGGCGCCCTTTCTGGAAGGACGCGAATGTTCGGCCAGGAGACAATCATGTCGACCACAACCTATATCCCTGAAGAATCAGCCAAAATCGGCCTCCGCCCGTCGCGGCGGACGGTCAAGCGGGTGGCGCTTGGGCTCGCCGCCCTGCTCGGAATCGCCGTGGCCAGCGACTTTGGCTACGACTACCTCACCACCGGCCGCTATCTCGAATCCACCGACGACGCCTATGTGAAGGCGGACTCCACGATCATCGCCCCGAAAGTGTCGGGCTACATCGCCCGCGTGCTGGTGACCGACAACCAGCCGGTGAAGGCCGGCCAGCTGCTGGCCGAGATCGACGACCGCGACTACCGCACGGCGCTCGGCCAGGCCAAGGCCGATGTTGACGCCGCCGACGCCTCGGTGCGCAACCTCGATGCCCAGCTCGAATTGCAGCAGCCGATCATTGACCAGAGCACTGCGGACGTCGAAGCCGCCGAGGCCAATCTGAAATTCGCCCAGGAAGAGCAGACCCGTTACGACGGGCTGATGAAGTCCGGCTCCGGCACCATTCAACGTGCGCAGCAGACCGACGCGGCGCTGCGCAGCAATACGGCGCAGTTGCAGCACGCGAAGTCGGCGCTGTCGGCGGCGCAGCGCAAGGTCGACGTGCTGACCACGCAGCGCGCCCAGGCTGTCGCGCAGGCCGACCGGGCCCGCGCGGTCGAGCATCAGGCCGAGCTGAACCTGTCCTACGCACGGATCACCGCGCCGGTCGACGGCACGGTCGGCGCCCGCACGCTCCGCGTCGGCCAGTA
Protein-coding sequences here:
- a CDS encoding LysR family transcriptional regulator yields the protein MDRLTSLTAFVRVVDSGGFSAAGRKLNMSTTMVSNHVQSLEDRLGARLLNRTTRKVSLTEVGQAYYERCIQILSDIEQADEVAGAQQSVPRGTLRIFTNTHLVQFLSSTVTEFLATYPEVKIDLMIGERSADLLDENFDLAVQMIQPRDSALIVRRIATWRHVLCCSHDYAEAHGKPERLDDLATLNCVRHVNYPFGDEWHFVDRKGAPAAVKVAGNLVSNSGETLKLAALAGVGVFLAAGFLVRDELEAGKLVRLLPEYRPVELTMNAIYPHRHHLSAKVRVFIDLLVHHATEQQKLINPYS
- a CDS encoding HlyD family secretion protein is translated as MSTTTYIPEESAKIGLRPSRRTVKRVALGLAALLGIAVASDFGYDYLTTGRYLESTDDAYVKADSTIIAPKVSGYIARVLVTDNQPVKAGQLLAEIDDRDYRTALGQAKADVDAADASVRNLDAQLELQQPIIDQSTADVEAAEANLKFAQEEQTRYDGLMKSGSGTIQRAQQTDAALRSNTAQLQHAKSALSAAQRKVDVLTTQRAQAVAQADRARAVEHQAELNLSYARITAPVDGTVGARTLRVGQYVQAGTQLMAVVPLDAVYVVANFKETQLTHVRNGQPVELTVDSFHGTTLKGHVDSLSPASGLEFALLPPDNATGNFTKIVQRVPVKIVLDDHSLTGLLRPGMSAIPTVNTKATVLAEREEKRRLASAMRASGG
- a CDS encoding tripartite tricarboxylate transporter substrate binding protein encodes the protein MPLRVLTSILFAIAANVLLPAPARAFYPDHIVKIVVPFAPGGGTDVVARTLAQEMQKDLGVTVIIENKPGAGTIIGTQSVAASPADGYTLLMATFANAVNPSLYARLPYDAHKDFAPVALVARSFNVVVVNPASPIKSIADLIAAAKTDPEKLSYGTYGTGTSAHLAGELFKHMASVNLTTVPYKGAAPAITDLMGGQIQVMFTTVASCASLVEAGQLRAIGVTSAERSASFPQLPTVSEAGVPGYSAESWYGLYAPANTPPDIIDRLNKSAAKAVQAEAFRKLAVNEGLVMVAQPPTELDRYFMAEEARWRTVIQDAGIKAE